The segment TTCTCTTCCCATTGGGggaaaaaatactgaatgtgCATTGCAACTAGTGGCATTCTGAGTGCACCAAAATGGTGTTTTGttggtattttcttttccttttgccaTAACCACTCCTGCAAATCCTCAAACtagattatatttttttcttcataacatGTCATATATTAAACAAAACTGCCTCTCTTTAAGTATCTCATCAAGTGACTGTTCCATCttgaaatttgttttttccttctttctataaCTCAAACCCAACTTGAGCTTCTTTGCTACATCAATGTTATCTTGTCCTAATAGCAAGAAACCTGGGAAGGTTCATTACTCAGCAACTTTGTTAAGACTCACACAAGTCAACTGAGGAGGAAGCCttagtaattttaaatgaaatttcaaaaaatatacagTAGAGTCAAAATGGTTTTCAATCTCTGCCACCACCCCCTAATTCAATCACTGTGACTGGATCCTTATATCAAAGTTGCCTAAATTGTTTCTGCTATTTCCCTCCTCTGATGTCTCCTTCAACTGCTCAAAATCCCCCAGTGTCTTCCCATTGACTTAGAATATTAGAACCTGCCTGTGGTTTTCCACTTTTTTTAACACTCGTAGCTTGACCGGTACTAGCCTAAATGACTTTGCAATCTTGTCCCCTTCCCATCAGTGTTTTACCCTTTCTcttaccccaattttttttttctttttggatcacacccggtgatgcacaggggttactcctggctctgcactcaggaattacccctggcggtgctcaaaggatcatatgggatgctgggaatcgaacccgggtcagctgcgtgcaaggcaaacgccctacccgctgtgctattgctccagccccaaatttaacTTTCTTTAGCTAAGTGCTTGTCAAAAAAGTCAGGCAAGTTACTACCACAATATTGTACTTCGTGGAGTTGTCCAACTCCATCACATTCTTCTGATCTGTCAGAAGACATTTTTCCtatctagaaataaaatattcattttctgcTTTATATTTCCTCTAGAACTTATCACCATCTGACATGTTACACATATTTTGTCTCCTTCCAATAGAATGCagactccagaaaaaaaaaaaaaaaacaactttactgTATCCAAAATGttaaagcacatttttaagaGTATAAAACAGAAACTCAGTAGCTGAGCTACATGAATTAAAAACCAAACTGATTAAAAGTCAATCCTCTATACAGTGTTTtgcattctttccttcttccttgccCCATGTATCAAGAAAGGctgatctgggctggagcaatagcacagcaggtcttgcacgtggctgacccggggttcaattcccagtatcccatatggttccccgagcaccgccaggagtaattcctgagtgcatgagccaggagtaacccctgtgcatcgccaggtgtaacccaaaaagcaaaaaaataaataaataaacaaaaattaaaaaatggctgattttacttaaaaataaacaaaaacaagaaaaactaaCTAAACAACTGAGTTCTACTTTCTGCTATTTTAATTCAACCTGGTTAATTATTCTAATATGGATTTCTGTAATCTAGAACTTTGAGTATATCCTCCACATGCAGAATATCACGTAAATTTGTAAATGTAAACTTGATCCAGTTATTCCCTTTCTTTAACTCTTCTAATAATTTCACTTCTCTGGAATAAAATTAGCCACATATATATCGCAAATAtgctatttttttactttctttgatgGGCAACATCTCTATCACTCAGTGTATGAAATCTGGGTAGTGTTCTCATGACAGAAATGGTATCTAggaaggccagagaggtagtacagcgcatttgctttgcatgtaaccaaactgggtttaatccccagcatcccatacggtcccgagCCTGGTGGGAATAATCACTGAACACAGAACCGGGAATAGGCCCTAAACACTGCCCTGgatgaccaaaaaagccaaagagaaaaagacaaccAAAAAGCCCCCCTCTAATCTAAGCAATGCTGATCATAACTTGTGTATTACGTAAGATGGTAATCAAGCTAGATTCACTGCTGAGAAATAATTTCAGGAGGAAGGCGGCCTGAGGCTAGAGAGATGTGAATTTTGAACTACTAAATCTCTTGTCATGTTGTGGGTAGTCTTTTTTTTGAGAATACCAAAAGCAGAGCGGAGAAGCGGAAGGCCTTCTTGACAATTTTTTAGTGCCTGAAACAAAACCTGGAgtatagaaaaaatgttttttggtttggggccacaggcagcggtgctcagggatcagtcccaacaatgctggggtgggggagaagcatGAGGAGCCAGGGAGAGAAGCTGGGCTGGCCACGCACAAAGCAGACACTGCTGCCTGCGGCACGACCTCTCTGGTCCCAGCTCTAGACAGTTTTAGTTAATGCATACTTTCTTTTTGTTAAGCTAGTATCTGTGTCAGTCTCTCACTATCATTAAAAGTTCTGATTTATATAAACCCACAATTCTGTTTTCTGCTGCAGTTATACAGCTTTCGCACTCTATAATCTAGCCTTGTAGATTTTAGTAACTTGTATTTTTTTAGTTACTCAGTACATCATCATGTGACAAATTTAAATGTGCGTATTATTTTGTATCTGTCTAGACTGCCTTCTTTCCTGTACTGGCCCGGGGTACTGATAATCCTTCTTtcccaggcttttttttttttttaaatagtcaggAGTCCTTGATTGATTACTTTACCCCCAGGTAAAACCAAAATATACCTTCTGTTCTTTCCATATCTCTTACATATCCTATCACCAAAAGCCATTCCTGCTTCCTTAGCCTCCTCTCCATACTTCCAAACCTGTTCattctttaaatatctttaaatatctaCCTGGCTAATTATGTGCTAGGTAAGATGCTGGGTATACAACTGTATTTTTCCTGCCAAGAAACTTAAATTATACTAGCAACTACCAATTAGCAAAGCAAATGGTTATGATACAAGGTGACTAAGCACTATGAAAGAGCAAAGTTACCAGCGATTAAACAGATTCCTAGAAAGGCTACTGGAATTACCACCTGAAATATGAGCCACAACGAActgaagatgaagaaaaggagaagaaagcagAAACAGTAGAAACTGCCCCAAGGTTAAGAGAATTTGGTAACTGAAGGTGGTTTTATCATGTCGTCCCCTTGTCAAAACTTGGGTAGTACCATGTGTTAAATTAAGTTATTCAGACAGATGTTTTTCTTCATTAGAATACAATTTTGGAAAGACATTCCTTGCTCACCTTTCTTCACggtcccctctcccccaactctTGCTAATACTGCACTGTGTCTTGATGATGTGAAGAATAGAAGCTTTTGATGGTTCTTTTCATTGATATGAATTTTGTCCTTTGACTATTCACAGTATAACCACAATTTAAAGATGTTAACTGTGATCAATTACTTACCGTTCTCTTTCTCCAGTTTCTATCAACTTTTGGTTAATCGCTGCTCTCATCTGCGCATCTTTGTTCATCTTGCTAACCTGAACATCAACAAATTATTTTCAGATACAGGACGCTTATAAAGCAGTTTCTTCTAAATTCTTAGGCAAGCATCCCGATACAGTGAACATTCTATCAATTAAAGGAGAATACACTTCAACAATGCCACGCTACCCTTATAATTATTTACTGCACCCCAAGAAGTGCTAACCAGTAACGTCACTTTCCCCACCCTTTATGAGACGAATATCTGCATCCTAATAATAATTAAGTTATTAAACACGTAGAAGCCTGAATCTCATCTAATTCCTAGCACGTATTCATTTAAGCATTGTTGACCTAATTagcattttacagatgagaaaactgaggccctgACAAAGAACTCATTCCTTTGAATTCAGGTACTTAGACCCCAGGAACCCCAACACTACTACACCTGCTCCAATTATAGGGAGCAGGTCAACATGTATGCACTTAACTGCACTAAACATTGGGGGGAGTGGGAAGGTGGCAGGGGAGAAGCCACGGAACGGAAACCACCAATGACAGGCTTCTCACTGGTGGCCAAGTATGAAATTCCCGGCGAAGGTTCTGGATGCTTCCTTGCCTTTTCGGTGAGCTGGAGCAACAATTCCAGCCGCCAGGCTGGCGCTTAAAAAGGTCTCCATCCAACTCGTGGAGCAGAGCTGGCCGAGATCGAAGGGGGAAGCAAATCTCAAACTCAGTCCGAACTTAAGAACGCCTCAATTTTTagccataaacaaacaaaccaaaacattttaaaaaaatttgcaagAACAAGCCAAGACGGTGCAGACTGAGAGAGAAGTTAAGTTTGGAGCATTTGCCACCCGTTAACCTTCACACGTTCATTGACTTCGGCTGCGTCTCGCCGACACGAAAACTCAGGACTGACTGGCAGAGTTttcggaggggtggggggtgggggatacaaAAACATCTTGGCGGCGAACGGGGAACAGAAAGGGGCTGAGAAGGGAAGGGGGGCCCGTGCGTTTCCGTGGCTCTAAGGACTAAACCTCCTCCCCACTCGCCCCTCCACGTAAAACCATTCTCAGGTCGCATCAGTTGCATTTCTAGCACCTTCGGGGCTTGCCGTCGCCCCGGACCCCGCTGCTGCGATCCGCACagtgaccttggacaagtcactGCATTTCCTgaggcctcagttttctcacgggttaaaaaaaaaattaaaaaaatgtaaaaaaaaattaaattaaaaaaataataataaataaaacccccaaacccGGGCGCTAGGGGAATCCCTCCCGGTGCCGACATCCTTCCGGGCAGAGGCTCGGGCGGAGACGGCGGCAGAGAGGGGAGGAGCCAGGAAACAAAGCGCCGCCTGGCCCCGGGCCAGCTCCGCCAGCACGCCCAGCCCGAGCCCGGCAGGCCCGCGAGCGCGGGTCGGGGAAGCTAACGCGAGACAGGACAGCGAAAGGAGCCTGGGCCGGGCCCGGGTCCCGGCCCCGAGGACCACGGGCATAGCTCACCACCATCACCGCGGGCGAGGGCCGTCCCTTCCCAGCGACGAAATGACCCTTGCGCTGGCCACCGTTACCTACCACACTCTTCGGCTGCCCAGACTTAGACCCTCAGTAGCTCGGGCACCTAAGCGCACAGAGCGCTCGCACACGCATTTCCGGGGCGGGCTCTCGCCGCCCTGCCTATCAGAGGAGAAACTCAGCGGCGCGGGCCGCCCCCTGCTCGCGCGGTCTTCTGGGAAAGAGAGTCCGGGCCCGGCTGGGGGCGGCGGGCACGGAGGGGCCCGGAGAACTACAAGTCCCGGCAGGCCACGGGCGGCTTGGTCCCGGCACTACATTTCCCCGAAGGCACCCTGCGCCGCGGTGTCTGCTGGGATGGGAACCACGCCGCTTCCCAGCCTGGGTGCTCGGAGAGAGGCGCGGAGCTTTCAAGCAGAGCTTCAGTCCGTCTCCCGCTAGTAGGACCCCGGCGCGCCATGGAGGTGGCGGCTAATTGCTCCCTGCGCGTGAAGAGACCGCTGCTGGATCCTCGCTTCGAGGGTTACAAGCTTTCCCTCGAGCCGCTGCCCTGCTACCAGCTGGAGCTTGACGCAGGTGGGAAACGGCTGCGCCCCgctcactctccccctgcccgtTCCCGGGCCCCGAACTCTTCTTGCGTTGGCGCGTCCCTTTCGGACTTCTGCCAGCCAGGCCGCCGTGCTTTCCTCCTCCCGAGCCCCGCGAGGGTGGACTCAGGGGGACGCGCGACCCCGAACGCCCCGTGGGGGAGCCTCCTCGCGGCTCCAGCCTGGCGGGGCACCGGGCgagcctgtctctctgtgtgagcGGGCTTGGGGTGCTGCTGCCGGCGCGCGGGGCCGCCTCTCCCGGACCTGCCTCCTGCCGC is part of the Sorex araneus isolate mSorAra2 chromosome 2, mSorAra2.pri, whole genome shotgun sequence genome and harbors:
- the ENY2 gene encoding transcription and mRNA export factor ENY2 is translated as MPVVLGAGTRARPRLLSLSCLALASPTRARGPAGLGLGVLAELARGQAALCFLAPPLSAAVSARASARKDVGTGRDSPSARVSKMNKDAQMRAAINQKLIETGERERLKELLRAKLIECGWKDQLKAHCKDNDFK